The stretch of DNA taaaaagaagttaataacaaaatatattcgataaaaagaaacatttttaaacattcttTCGATAAAACCGATATTTGAAAGTAAAATACGATCATTTTTGatgtttaaattttcaatatttcaaacttgacgatattttcgatataatattgatttttttttgttcaacaaCTTAATCCTAAGTACTTACCCTTGGCAGTACCGCCATCCATGCCTGTTCCCTCCACCACGATTCCGTATTCCTCGACAGGGATGTCAAAGTTGATCTCCACCGCATCGGTGGGCGCAGATTCGATGCCCCAATCGATGTTGCCGCCATCAGTTTCCTGCAAATCCCCACTGCCAAAGTCTCCGTAGTCGATAATCTCGGCCGAAACGGTGGAGGAGGTGCCCCCATTGTCGTCCGCTCCAAAGTCAATCTCCAGCGGGGCATTGTCATCCTTGCTGGCGATGCCCTCGCCGAGATTCAACCGAATCGGTGGCTCCTCGACGGCCAGCGGCGCCTCCTTGTGGATGTACTGGTACACGGTGGTGTTGCCGAACTCCACCAGGTGGCTGAGGATGGGCAGCGCCTGCTTGTGGCCGCCCACCTCGGCGTACAGATCGATGCCCGGCTGGATCTTGGCAATGTCGATCAGGGATTTGGCATAGAGATCGGGCAAACCAGCCAGAACCTCGACGAACTCCGAGTGCAGGTTATCGCCCCGGACGCCCAGTTGCTCCAGCAGGGCGGCGTGCTCGGCCAGCAGCTGGCTCTCCGGCTTGTGCAGGTCGTGGGCCCGCTTCTGGCTCTCCTCTGTCTGCTGCTCCAATTTGGCCATCTGCTTGCGCAGCCCGGGAATCTCGTAGTTGACGTTGCGCACGAACATCTGCGCCGTTTCGGCCAGGTAGGTGGCGTTCTTCTCGTACAGGCGGCTCACCTCCTGCCAGTCCTTCATCCGCTGGCTGCCGTAGGTGCCGAAAACGCTCTTCGTGTCCTTTTCCGTCTGCTTCAGGATCTCGATGATCTCCTTCACATGGTAGTAGTTGATGTCTGTGAGGGGAATATCCGAATTAGTGGGTATAACTATTGGTTAATTGGTAGGATGTACTTGTCCTGGCCAACAGCTTGATCAGCTGCTCATTGGAGGGCATGTCCTGCAGAGCGGCGCTAATCTTCCTGTGAATTTCCCGAACCTCCTGCTGCACATTTTTGGGAACAATTCTTCGGGAGATCAGCCAATCCTGCAGCTTCAGCGTGTGTATGTCGATGGGGATCTCGGACTCCTGTGGGTTTGAAATAATATAGTGATTTCTGGTTCATTCTCGgagaaattattaataaaaagctTACATTCATTTTTAATCAATGTTTTTGTCCACGCAGActgttttgttattgttgtttctgGCAGAGTTGCCACACCACACTTAGTGCGGACTCGAACCGCACTAAAGTACCTAAAATAGGCCGTTCACACTGTTTTTGATATAACTGATTATTTTGCGCTAAAAACGatctaaattttttcaaaaataggttttaaaataactgtttttaTGCTGTAACTCGTCCAAAAAGTTTGAAAGACGCTGTGTTGTACAGTTTAGAACCCAGTATATTTTGAATCCTATCATTTTCCAGGgcatttaataaatgtaatgtTTTGACCcgtttttcaaattaattttcgaaaaattgctgaaaatttatatttataactaGTTCAAATCCTTGTTTTCCGCAAAGGAAAAAGGAAACACCCACCAAACCCTCAAAAGCAAAGCGCACTTTCAAATAATtcctattatatatattttgttttcaaacAAGGGTTAATCAAAAACTAAGCAATGGTTCCGCGGATCGACTTCCTAAGCTGAGTAGTCATTGGCAATAGCTGCGGCATCGGCATCGTCCCGGAACATCTGGGCAACCTGGGCGCTGGGCAGGACCTTCTGGGAGCTGCCCGTCTTGGTCTTGCGCCAGATGTCCCACTCCACAGGATGCATTTTCTTCTTGTGCGAGTGCATGTTGGCGTTCGAGTTGAAGGTGCGGGGACAGAAGGGACATTTGTAGAGTGGCTCGCCAGTGTGCTGGGCCATGTGCTCctgaaaaaagggaaatataaatataagtaaaGGTAAGTAAGATAGTAGGCTACTAAATCTACCTTAAGGCTGATGTCCTTCTTGAAGGTTTTGCCGCACTGTTCGCAGGTGTAGATGACATTCGAGTGCGAGTAGCGCTTGTGGCCGATCAGCGCGCGGGAGTTCTTGCAGCTCTTGCCGCATTCCGAGCAAATGAAAAGCTTGCCCTCGTCGTTGTGGCGCCTCAGATGCTGCTTGAGATTGTCCTCGTCCTTCAGCCAGCTCTCGCAGTCGGGCCGCGGGCACTTGATCCTCGGGCCGCTCTCCTCGAAGTGCAGGCGAACGTGCTTCTCGAAGACGGCCTTGTCCTTGATCTTCTTGCCGCAGACATGGCAGATATTGGCGGCCTTGCGGTGCTGCATGCTGATGTGCACCTGCATGTGGTACTCGGTGGCGAAACTAAGTGAGGGAAAGAGTTATTATATGCTGGTATAGCGGTAAAGGTAATCTACATACGCATTGTGTTTGGGGCACTGGGGACAGATGAACTTGCGCTCGTTGACCGGCACATGGGAGCCCTTGTGCAGCTCGAGCAGGTTGCGCCGCGAAAAGCGCTTGCCGCAGTCCTCGCACTGGAAGTCGCACTCCTCGTCGGGCACATGGTGGACCAGCCAGTGGGCGCGCAAAACGCTCGAGTTGGCAAACACCTTGCCGCAGTCCTTGCATCTGTTGGATAAAATGGTTTTCTATTAATATACATTCTAGCAGGGTACGgaaattgacacacatgttaaaaacatgaaatatcgtattttacagtgtgagcaaaattgttgacatgtgtgtcaaataaaaaagtgttaaaatgtgaaaaatatttgtttacacacacagctc from Drosophila takahashii strain IR98-3 E-12201 chromosome 2R, DtakHiC1v2, whole genome shotgun sequence encodes:
- the LOC108060750 gene encoding CDK5RAP3 protein homolog, which encodes MNESEIPIDIHTLKLQDWLISRRIVPKNVQQEVREIHRKISAALQDMPSNEQLIKLLARTNINYYHVKEIIEILKQTEKDTKSVFGTYGSQRMKDWQEVSRLYEKNATYLAETAQMFVRNVNYEIPGLRKQMAKLEQQTEESQKRAHDLHKPESQLLAEHAALLEQLGVRGDNLHSEFVEVLAGLPDLYAKSLIDIAKIQPGIDLYAEVGGHKQALPILSHLVEFGNTTVYQYIHKEAPLAVEEPPIRLNLGEGIASKDDNAPLEIDFGADDNGGTSSTVSAEIIDYGDFGSGDLQETDGGNIDWGIESAPTDAVEINFDIPVEEYGIVVEGTGMDGGTAKGDQAYTLLDSPNYRDRFLDEIYELESFLRLRLCELKQLESSSDIMFSLMDNIATHDAESIKKILASVEKIIQQTSDEQTRHLFQLKHSPKYANLLATKLQQMTKAVEKLRSTQEALKKRAIELREERQQLNPVLEELIAQTRTLQSHIEKDISKRYKNRVVNLMGGVN